CGCATCGCCGAGTTCGAGGTGGACGAGGCCGCGTTCCGCGCCGCGATGGAACGGGCCGGCGACCTGGCCCGCGCGGGCCAAGGCAACCCCGCCTTCTCGTCGGTGCTGAAGTACCTCGGCGCCGAACTCAACAAGCGCCGGCAGGAACTGCTCGTCAGCGCCGCCGGCAGCGATGCGCTCGACTGGGACAGCGACCGCACGAGGCAGGGGGCGCTCGCCCGCGCCTGGCTGCGCAGCAAGGGCAACTCCATCGAGGGCGGCACGAGCGAGGTGCAGCTCAACGTGATCGCCAAGCGCATCCTCAACCTGCCCGGAGCCTGAACCGATGCCCCTCGTGCTCACCGAACAACAAGGGCAGCTGCGCGACAGCGCCCGCGACTTCCTCGCCGACCGCTCGCCGGTCTCCCGCCTGCGCGCGCTGCGCGACCAGCGCGGCGACCTGGGTTACGACCCGCAGCTCTGGACGCAGTTCTGCGAGATGGGCTTCACCGGCATGTGCGTGCCGGAGGCCTTCGGCGGCCTGGGTCTCGGCCAGGTCGAGGCGGGCGTCGTGGCCGAGCAGATCGGCCGCCACCTCACGGCCTCGCCGTTCCTCGCGTCGTCCGTCGTCGCGGCCGCGGCGCTGTCCCTCGCGGGCAGCGAGGGACAGAAGGACACGTGGTTGCCCCGCATCGCCGGCGGCGAGGTCATCGCCACGCTCGCGGTCGACGAGGCCGGCAAGCACCGGCCGTCCGCCATCGCGCTGAAGGCCACCGCCGACGGGGCCCACTTCGTGCTCGACGGCCAGAAGACCTTCGTCCCCGACGGCCACGTCGCGGGGCTCCTCGTGGTCGCCGCGCGCACCGCGTCGGGCGTGTCGCTGTTCCTCGTCGAACCGGGCGCGCCCGGCCTGCGCATCGAACGGTCCGGCATGGTGGACGCGCACAACGCGGCGCGCCTCGCGTTCGACGGCGTGCGCGTGCCGGCCACGGCGGTGCTCGGCGCCGTCGACGCGGGTTCGCAGGTGCTCGAGGCCGTGCTCGACATCGGCCGCGTGGCCGTGGCCAGCGAGCTGGTGGGCATCGCCGACGAGGTGTTCGAACGCACCGTCGCGTACCTGAAGGAACGCCAGCAGTTCGGCAAGGTGATCGGCGAGTTCCAGGCGCTGCAGCACCGCGCCGCGTTCCTGTTCTGCGAGATCGAGCTCGCCCGCGCGGCCGTGCTCAAGGCGCAGCAGTCGATCGACGAAGGGCTTGCATCCGCTCCCGAACTGACCGCCGTGGCCAAGGCCAAGGCCGGGTCGGTCGCCACGCTCGCCGTGCAGGAGGGCGTCCAGCTGCACGGCGGCATGGGCATGACCGACGAGTTCGAGCTGGGCTTTTTCATGAAACGCGCCCGTGTCCTGCAGGAGCTGTTCGGCGACGCCTCGTTCCACGCCGACCGCCTTGCCCACTTCAGGAAGTACTGAGATGACCGATCCGAAACCCTGGCCCGTGATGTCGATCGAGCGGGCCCATGAACTGATGACCACGCCCGGCTCGGCCTTCGAGATCGAGGAGCGCGTGATCCGCGGCGTGCCGTTGCGCGTGTGGAAGAACGCGCCGGCCACGATGCGCGAGGTGTTCCTCGTGGGCCGCTCGCACGGCGCCGCCACGTTCCTCGTCTACGAGGACGACCGCGCCACGTTCGAGGGCTTCGCGCGCGCCACGCTCGTGCTGGCCGAACGCCTGCAGCAGCAGGGCGTGGCGAAGGGCGACCGCGTGGCCATCGCGATGCGCAACGTGCCCGAGTGGCCGGTGGCGTACTTCGCCGCACTGCTCGTGGGGGCCATCGCCACGCCGCTGAACGCGTGGGGCACCGGCAACGAACTCGAGTTCGGCCTGAGCGACTCGGGCGCGAAGGTGGCCATCGTCGACGCCGAACGCTGGGACCGCATCGAGCCGCACCTGCCGCAGTGCCCGGCGCTCGAGCGCGTGTTCGTCGCACGCGTGAAGGGGTCGGTGTCGAACCCGATCGCCACGCCGCTCACCGACGTGATCGGCCCGGTCAACGGCTGGTCGGACCTGCCCGCGCGGCCGATGCCGGCGGTGCCGCTGGACCCCGAGGACGACGCCACCATCTTCTACACGTCCGGCACCACGGGCCGCCAGAAGGGGGCGCTCGGTACGCACCGCGCGTCGATCAGCACGGTGCTCGCCAGCAGTTTCTCGGCGCAGCGCAACTTCTGGCGCAAGGGCGAGCCGGTGCCCAAGCCGGAGGACCGCAAGTTCCAGCGCGCGGTGCTGCTCGCCATCCCGTTCTTCCACACCACCGGCTGCCAGGCGATCCTGTGCGCGGCGGTGTACGGCGGCACGAAGATCGTGTGCCTGCACCGCTGGGACGTCGAGCAGGCGATGGGCCTGATCGAACGCGAACGCTGCACGCAGGCGGGTGGCGTGCCCACCATTGCCTGGCAGATCATCGAACACCCCGAGCGCCACAGGTTCGACCTCTCGAGCCTCGAGAGCGTGTCGTACGGCGGCGCACCGGCCTCGCCCGAACTCGTGCGGCGCATCAAGGAGGTGTTCCCGCTGTCTGCGCCGGGCCTCGGCTGGGGCATGACCGAGACATCCGCCACGTTCTCGAGCCACGGCGGCGAGGACTACGTGCGCAAGCCCGACAGCAGCGGCCCGGCCCTGCCCATCTGCGACATGAAGATCGCCGACGACGCAGGCAACGCGCTGCCGCCGGGCCAGGTGGGCGAGTTGTGGGCCCGCGGCCCGAACGTCGTGAAGGGCTACTGGAACAACCCCGAGGCCACGGCGGCC
This genomic stretch from Piscinibacter gummiphilus harbors:
- a CDS encoding acyl-CoA dehydrogenase family protein; translated protein: MPLVLTEQQGQLRDSARDFLADRSPVSRLRALRDQRGDLGYDPQLWTQFCEMGFTGMCVPEAFGGLGLGQVEAGVVAEQIGRHLTASPFLASSVVAAAALSLAGSEGQKDTWLPRIAGGEVIATLAVDEAGKHRPSAIALKATADGAHFVLDGQKTFVPDGHVAGLLVVAARTASGVSLFLVEPGAPGLRIERSGMVDAHNAARLAFDGVRVPATAVLGAVDAGSQVLEAVLDIGRVAVASELVGIADEVFERTVAYLKERQQFGKVIGEFQALQHRAAFLFCEIELARAAVLKAQQSIDEGLASAPELTAVAKAKAGSVATLAVQEGVQLHGGMGMTDEFELGFFMKRARVLQELFGDASFHADRLAHFRKY
- a CDS encoding class I adenylate-forming enzyme family protein produces the protein MTDPKPWPVMSIERAHELMTTPGSAFEIEERVIRGVPLRVWKNAPATMREVFLVGRSHGAATFLVYEDDRATFEGFARATLVLAERLQQQGVAKGDRVAIAMRNVPEWPVAYFAALLVGAIATPLNAWGTGNELEFGLSDSGAKVAIVDAERWDRIEPHLPQCPALERVFVARVKGSVSNPIATPLTDVIGPVNGWSDLPARPMPAVPLDPEDDATIFYTSGTTGRQKGALGTHRASISTVLASSFSAQRNFWRKGEPVPKPEDRKFQRAVLLAIPFFHTTGCQAILCAAVYGGTKIVCLHRWDVEQAMGLIERERCTQAGGVPTIAWQIIEHPERHRFDLSSLESVSYGGAPASPELVRRIKEVFPLSAPGLGWGMTETSATFSSHGGEDYVRKPDSSGPALPICDMKIADDAGNALPPGQVGELWARGPNVVKGYWNNPEATAATFVDGWVRTGDLGYMDEEAFLFIVDRKKDMLIRGGENIYCTEVEDALYAHPAVMDAGVVGRPHRTLGEEPVAAVTLKPGQSVSEAELRAFVGERLAAFKVPVRIHFNAGMLPRNVNGKLLKPEIKKLFPQEAA